In Gossypium raimondii isolate GPD5lz chromosome 12, ASM2569854v1, whole genome shotgun sequence, a single window of DNA contains:
- the LOC105762960 gene encoding GDSL esterase/lipase At5g55050 codes for MEKRFVFVVFSLAIGVVQSVNAEVPAIFVLGDSTSDVGTNNYLLQSTIKANFPHHGVDFPFAIPTGRFSNGFNTADYLAKLFGFKKSPPPFFSQNVKFSIKIRKFRGINFSSAGSGLLGSTGQTTPLQKNVVTMGEQLLQFSTVHNDLLAFKGPLETEKFLSKSLFFISIGSNDIMNNYYSSNPIPKEYFIPKLGLVYEKHLRNLISLGARKFGIVSVPALGCCPSQRIYQTNGECLEELNNQARAFFSTMKLLLGNLRLEYKDIKYSLGNTVDMTLNVIDNALAFNFKYVKTACCGSGTLNAQGSCTPISDLCSNRNEYLFWDSFHPTQTASKLAAFTLYGGELRFVSPINFSQLPDA; via the exons ATGGAAAAAAGGTTTGTGTTTGTAGTATTCTCATTGGCCATAGGTGTTGTTCAATCAGTAAATGCAGAGGTGCCAGCCATCTTCGTACTAGGAGACTCCACATCTGATGTTGGAACCAACAATTATTTGCTTCAAAGTACCATAAAAGCTAACTTCCCACACCATGGGGTCGATTTCCCTTTTGCCATACCAACTGGCAGATTCAGCAATGGCTTCAATACTGCTGATTATCTTG CTAAACTATTTGGTTTCAAGAAAAGCCCACCaccatttttttctcaaaacgTAAAATTTTCGATTAAGATACGTAAGTTCAGAGGTATAAACTTCTCATCCGCAGGATCTGGCCTTCTTGGCTCGACCGGACAAACAACA CCACTGCAAAAGAATGTTGTCACAATGGGGGAACAGTTGCTCCAATTCTCTACAGTTCACAATGATCTCTTGGCTTTCAAAGGTCCATTAGAAACCGAGAAGTTTCTCTCCAAGTCTCTGTTCTTCATCAGCATTGGTAGCAATGACATTATGAATAATTACTATTCAAGCAACCCGATACCAAAGGAATACTTCATACCCAAATTAGGACTCGTATATGAGAAACATTTGAGG AACCTAATCAGTCTTGGGGCAAGGAAGTTTGGCATAGTAAGTGTTCCAGCACTTGGGTGTTGCCCATCTCAAAGGATTTATCAAACTAACGGTGAATGTTTGGAGGAGTTGAACAACCAAGCAAGGGCTTTCTTTTCAACAATGAAGCTCCTTTTGGGCAACCTCCGTTTAGAATACAAGGACATAAAGTATTCTCTTGGAAATACAGTTGATATGACACTGAATGTCATCGATAACGCTCTAGCATTCA attttaaatatgtgaaaaCCGCATGTTGTGGAAGCGGCACATTGAATGCACAAGGCTCTTGTACTCCCATATCTGATCTTTGCTCAAATCGCAATGAATACTTGTTCTGGGATTCGTTCCACCCGACACAAACTGCTTCAAAGTTGGCAGCTTTTACACTCTACGGTGGTGAACTAAGATTCGTATCCCCTATCAATTTTTCCCAGCTGCCAGATGCTTAA
- the LOC105762961 gene encoding uncharacterized protein LOC105762961 — MPKKMGVNSKAEAARARKSATESDRKERESREKEENYWREAEGPKSKAAKKREEDAEKRAEAAARRAEARRQAEMEEKEIDKAMKKPDKKANRVAIPVPKVTEAQLQKREEEEQAEMAKKAEEAKKKQSRTAAEEEYERMVLVTNTNRDDSLIEARSVEEAIAQMAVADNLPADRHPERRLKASFKAFEEVELPRLKEEKPGLTHTQYKDLIWKLWKKSPDNPLNQMSE; from the exons ATGCCGAAGAAGATGGGTGTAAACAGCAAAGCCGAGGCGGCGCGTGCGCGCAAGAGCGCCACCGAATCCGATCGGAAAGAGCGTGAATCCCGGGAGAAAGAAGAGAATTACTGGCGCGAAGCCGAGGGTCCCAAATCCAAGGCGGCCAAGAAACGCGAGGAAGACGCAGAGAAACGAGCTGAAGCCGCTGCTCGCCGTGCGGAGGCGCGTCGTCAAGCGGAGATGGAGGAGAAAGAGATAGATAAAGCGATGAAGAAACCAGATAAGAAGGCGAACCGTGTGGCAATTCCCGTCCCTAAGGTGACGGAAGCGCAACTGCAGAAAAGGGAGGAGGAGGAGCAAGCGGAGATGGCGAAGAAAGCGGAGGAGGCCAAGAAGAAGCAGAGTCGGACGGCGGCGGAAGAAGAGTATGAGAGGATGGTATTAGTGACGAATACGAATAGGGATGATTCGCTGATTGAAGCAAGGAGTGTGGAGGAGGCGATTGCGCAGATGGCAGTGGCCGATAACCTCCCCGCCGATCGCCATCCTGAGAGGCGGCTTAAGGCTTCCTTTAAG GCATTTGAAGAAGTTGAACTTCCTAGGCTTAAGGAAGAGAAGCCGGGTCTTACTCACACCCAATACAAGGATTTGATATGGAAACTATGGAAGAAATCTCCAGACAATCCTCTAAACCAG ATGTCCGAGTGA
- the LOC105762959 gene encoding PTI1-like tyrosine-protein kinase 2: MGGNAKINCRIMSYLSGKTVKNKTVIVGLKSDNCSREMLLQLLCLLVKPGDNVLAVHVQQMNDAFDPNTFHIHEDLCKSKQVDFLVKICTGNSYISVLSHQVREHYATILAIGCNISGPKNLAVSTCLKSLPPTCTLLVMDGAGRIVIRQQGTSQQGSAGVPFQPCLSSSQANSVVDQSTSSRQLQKSLTVPLSSASPSTCRIDSEGHYILKKKVPGHQFKKSFTMPSSSASSSSTWQTSGGGQQNPKKNVNVTRRFCRMASQEAVWSCRRFRLEELSVATDNFSPTMVIGKGGNAMVYQANLEDGHAAAVKVLKTTRWSAKDLLREVETLSSINHENIVEIIGYCDSKELHAIVYNLLNGSLKQCLKQLKWAERMTIAIGVAKALDYLHHSCDPPIIHRNVNPSNILLSDNWQPQLSGFGAAVVHNQSYQVSANTKPIDIVRTFGYLAPEYMVCGKIDEKIDVYSYGVVLLELITGKDAIQSNQRNHESLVLWARSLLRFGLCEHLVDPFLNQNYKKEEMEVMMFIARLCLVHSSSQRPTMKMIRRLFEDSEYWLEMQREKDQLLNGLGSIGETDMLRRYELSSVGTMALDNT, translated from the exons ATGGGTGGAAATGCAAAGATCAATTGCAGAATTATGTCTTATCTGAGTGGCAAGACAGTGAAGAACAAAACCGTAATAGTTGGTCTAAAATCTGATAACTGCAGCCGAGAAATGCTGCTCCAGTTACTCTGCCTGCTTGTCAAGCCGGGTGACAATGTTTTAGCAGTACATGTCCAACAAATGAATGATGCTTTCGATCCCAACACTTTCCACATCCATGAAGATCTCTGTAAATCCAAACAG gttgattttcttgttaaaaTCTGTACTGGAAACTCCTATATCTCAGTGCTATCTCATCAAGTTCGAGAACATTATGCTACAATCCTTGCAATTGGATGCAACATTTCAGG GCCAAAGAATTTGGCTGTAAGCACTTGTCTTAAAAGTTTGCCACCCACATGCACCCTTTTGGTGATGGACGGTGCTGGGAGAATTGTAATCCGACAGCAGGGAACTTCCCAGCAAGGTTCTGCAGGTGTACCTTTTCAACCTTGTTTATCATCTTCCCAGGCAAACTCTGTGGTTGATCAATCGACAAGCTCCCGTCAGTTACAAAAGTCGTTGACGGTACCATTGTCTTCAGCATCACCGTCAACATGTCGAATTGATAGCGAAGGACATTACATTCTCAAGAAGAAAGTTCCTGGACATCAGTTTAAAAAGTCATTCACTATGCCATCTTCTTCTGCATCATCGTCATCCACATGGCAAACCAGTGGTGGAGGCCAGCAGAATCCGAAGAAAAATGTGAATGTGACGAGGAGGTTTTGCAGGATGGCATCCCAAGAAGCAGTATGGTCCTGCAGACGGTTTAGACTGGAAGAGCTCAGTGTTGCCACGGATAATTTCAGCCCCACCATGGTGATTGGGAAGGGAGGAAATGCTATGGTGTATCAAGCTAATCTCGAGGACGGTCATGCTGCAGCTGTGAAAGTCCTCAAAACCACACGTTGGTCTGCAAAGGATCTTCTTCGAGAAGTAGAGACATTATCCAGCATAAATCATGAGAACATAGTTGAGATAATTGGGTACTGTGATAGCAAAGAATTGCATGCAATTGTTTATAATCTTCTAAATGGAAGCTTGAAACAATGTTTAAAACAACTCAAGTGGGCTGAGAGGATGACTATTGCAATTGGTGTAGCCAAGGCCCTGGACTACCTTCACCATTCTTGTGATCCTCCCATCATTCATAGAAATGTGAATCCATCTAACATTCTTCTCTCTGATAATTGGCAACCGCAA CTCTCGGGTTTTGGAGCAGCTGTAGTGCATAATCAATCTTATCAAGTCTCAGCAAACACAAAGCCAATTGACATTGTTAGGACATTTGGATACTTGGCACCAGAGTACATGGTGTGTGGAAAGATTGATGAAAAGATAGATGTTTATTCCTATGGGGTTGTGCTACTGGAACTTATTACAGGGAAAGACGCTATTCAAAGCAACCAGAGAAACCATGAAAGCTTGGTGCTTTGG GCAAGATCTTTACTGCGGTTTGGCCTATGTGAGCATCTAGTTGATCCTTTCTTGAACCAAAATTACAAGAAGGAAGAGATGGAAGTAATGATGTTTATAGCACGCCTCTGCCTCGTGCATTCATCTTCCCAAAGGCCAACAATGAAGATG ATACGAAGGTTATTTGAGGACTCAGAGTACTGGCTAGAGATGCAAAGGGAGAAAGATCAACTCCTAAATGGACTTGGTTCCATAGGTGAAACAGATATGTTGAGACGATATGAGTTATCAAGTGTTGGAACCATGGCATTGGACAATACCTAG
- the LOC105762963 gene encoding L-ascorbate oxidase homolog — MVRKGWSFWQGYVVLLALAVVVKAESPYRFFDWNVTYGDIFPLGVRQQGILINGQFPGPDIYSVTNDNLIINVQNNLDEPFLLSWNGLQQRRNSYEDGVYGTTCPIPPGKNFTYILQVKDQIGSFFYFPSLAFHKAAGGFGGIRVLSRPRIPVPFPDPAGDFTLLIGDWFKNDHRQLKAMLDGGHKLPFPDGILINGHGLNGASFTVEQGKTYRFRISNVGLQNSLNFRIQGHKMKLVEVEGTHTVQTIYESLDVHVGQSYSVLVTMDQAAQDFYIVASTRFTDNILSTTATLHYSNSNKAVSGPIPAGPTDQIDWSLNQARSIRTNLTASGPRPNPQGSYHYGLINITRTIKVVSSAAQVKGKQRYAVNSVSFVPTDTPLKLADYFKIGGVFRVGSIPDNPTGQNMYLDTSVMGADYRAFVEIVFENHENIVQTWHIDGYAFWVVGMNGGVWTPNSREEYNLRDAVSRSTTQVYPKSWTAIYMALDNVGMWNVRSEFWARQYLGQQFYLRVYTPVNSLRDEYLIPKNALLCGRAQGRSTRPL, encoded by the exons ATGGTGCGTAAAGGATGGAGCTTTTGGCAAGGATATGTTGTCCTGTTGGCCCTTGCTGTTGTTGTTAAGGCTGAGAGTCCTTACAGGTTCTTTGACTGGAATGTTACTTACGGTGATATTTTCCCACTTGGGGTTCGCCAGCAG GGAATTCTCATTAATGGACAATTTCCGGGGCCTGATATCTATTCAGTTACCAATGACAATCTCATTATTAACGTCCAGAACAACCTGGATGAACCTTTTCTTCTATCATG GAATGGGTTGCAACAAAGGAGAAACTCGTACGAGGATGGAGTGTATGGAACTACATGCCCCATTCCACCAGGCAAGAATTTCACTTACATTTTACAAGTGAAAGATCAAATCGGTAGCTTTTTCTATTTCCCTTCTCTTGCTTTCCACAAAGCGGCTGGCGGCTTTGGAGGCATCAGGGTCCTCAGTAGGCCCAGAATCCCAGTCCCTTTCCCTGACCCTGCTGGCGATTTCACCCTTCTTATTGGCGACTGGTTCAAAAATGACCACAGG CAATTGAAAGCAATGCTAGATGGTGGTCATAAGCTTCCCTTCCCTGATGGTATTCTAATAAATGGTCATGGGCTTAATGGTGCTTCTTTCACAGTTGAACAAG GCAAAACTTACAGGTTTCGGATATCAAATGTTGGGCTTCAAAATTCGTTGAATTTCCGCATTCAGGGTCACAAAATGAAGCTGGTGGAAGTAGAGGGAACCCATACTGTTCAGACCATCTATGAATCACTTGATGTCCACGTGGGTCAGTCCTATTCTGTGCTTGTTACTATGGATCAAGCTGCCCAGGATTTCTACATCGTGGCCTCAACTCGTTTCACTGACAACATCCTTTCCACCACTGCCACCCTTCATTACAGTAACTCCAACAAGGCAGTGTCTGGCCCTATTCCTGCTGGACCAACCGACCAAATCGATTGGTCTCTTAACCAGGCTCGATCCATCAG GACCAACCTGACCGCAAGTGGACCAAGGCCGAATCCGCAGGGTTCATACCACTATGGTCTCATTAACATTACTAGAACAATCAAGGTAGTGAGCTCAGCTGCTCAAGTCAAGGGGAAGCAAAGATACGCTGTTAACAGTGTGTCTTTTGTTCCAACTGATACCCCTCTGAAGCTAGCCGATTACTTCAAGATTGgaggtgtttttcgagttggaAGCATCCCAGATAACCCAACCGGTCAAAACATGTACCTTGACACATCGGTTATGGGTGCTGATTATCGAGCTTTTGTGGAAATTGTGTTTGAGAACCATGAAAACATTGTCCAGACATGGCATATTGATGGATATGCCTTTTGGGTTGTTGG CATGAATGGAGGAGTGTGGACTCCAAACAGTCGTGAAGAATACAATTTAAGAGATGCGGTTTCACGATCCACCACACAG GTATATCCTAAATCATGGACTGCTATTTACATGGCTCTTGATAATGTTGGAATGTGGAATGTGAGAAGTGAGTTTTGGGCACGGCAATATCTTGGGCAGCAATTTTACTTGAGAGTTTATACACCTGTGAACTCACTCAGGGATGAATATCTCATTCCAAAGAATGCTTTGCTTTGTGGCAGAGCCCAAGGAAGAAGCACAAGGCCTCTTTGA